CCCTGTTGTGATGACATCGTCCACCAGCGCCAGATGGGCCCCCTTGACATCAGCACATACCTGAAATGCATTATGCAGGTTCCTGTGCCTTTCCTGTTCGTTCAGCTCCGACTGTGCCTTGGTCTCCTTTACACGCCGGCAGAGCCGCCAGTCGAATGGAAGCCGGCAATGTCGTGCCACCACCCGTGTGATTTCGACGGATTGATTGAATCCCCGTGCACGAAGTCTTAGGGGATGGAGTGGGACGGGAAGCAAGATATCGGGCTGCTCATGTTTTTCACCCAGGCGTTCCACAAGCAATCCGGCCAGGGGTTCTGCGAGATGGAGTTTTTGCTGGAACTTGAGCATGCCAATGAGTCGATTGACCGGGGGCTCGTATGTGAAGGCGGTGAGGCTGTTCGTAAAGGGCGGTTGTCGTCTGATACAGCGTCCGCACCATTGCGTCGATGGGACATGTGGCGGAAGCGGAAGGGCGCAGCAGGGACAGGCGTGATAATTAAAGGGCAGGGAGTTTTGGCAAGGGCGACAGAGGTGGTGTTCAAAATCACCCTTGGCGCCACACAGGATGCAGCTCCTGGGATAGAGAAGGGATCGTACATAATTTATACAGTTGTCGACTTTCATGGCCGTCCTTGGTTGACAGGGGGCGGACAATCCT
This sequence is a window from Candidatus Thiodiazotropha sp. LNASS1. Protein-coding genes within it:
- a CDS encoding ComF family protein translates to MLKFQQKLHLAEPLAGLLVERLGEKHEQPDILLPVPLHPLRLRARGFNQSVEITRVVARHCRLPFDWRLCRRVKETKAQSELNEQERHRNLHNAFQVCADVKGAHLALVDDVITTGATVTELSKILIRAGAERVDVWAVARTPKS